In one Colletotrichum destructivum chromosome 2, complete sequence genomic region, the following are encoded:
- a CDS encoding Putative SGNH hydrolase-type esterase domain, SGNH hydrolase superfamily produces the protein MRVQSIAAILAAAVTSVSAIPFGHGSVSETRSTKPPYFLLTGDSTVAINGGWGNGFLSFVESPADGKNYGKSGATTVSFRAQGIWKTVIEEVKANKDDFSPIVTIQFGHNDQKAAANISQEQFQANLEALANEVTAAGGTPILITSLTRRTFSGGKVIQNLENERLRAIAAAEAVGATYLDLNTASTNYVNAIGNANGRKYDLSSGDATHLNPAGEVVFGRLVADLLLEKREDLAEFIKENKALSDKIKAGVFATGDETD, from the exons ATGAGAGTTCAAAGCATCGCAGCCATCTTGGCAGCGGCCGTCACATCGGTCTCCGCAATTCCATTCGGACACGGTAGCGTGTCGGAAACCCGTTCGACCAAGCCTCCCTACTTTCTGCTTACCGGCGACTCGACTGTTGCCATCAACGGCGGTTGGGGCAACGGATTCTTGTCCTTCGTCGAGTCGCCGGCCGATGGCAAGAACTATGGCAAGAGCGGTGCCACAACCGTGTCATTCAGAGCCCAAGGCATTTGGAAAACCGTCATAGAAGAGGTCAAGGCAAACAAGGACGACTTCAGTCCCATTGTCACAATCCAGTTCGGCCACAACGACCAAAAGGCCGCGGCGAACATTTCCCAAGAGCAGTTTCAAGCCAATCTCGAAGCTTTGGCGAACGAAGTTACGGCTGCTGGCGGAACTCCT ATCTTGATCACCTCTCTTACGCGTCGCACCTtcagcggcggcaaggtcatcCAGAACCTCGAGAACGAGCGCCTCCGGGCCATTGCCGCCGCAGAGGCTGTGGGTGCCACGTATCTGGACCTGAACACCGCCAGCACCAACTATGTCAACGCCATTGGCAACGCAAATGGGCGCAAGTACGACCTGTCGTCTGGCGATGCCACGCACTTGAACCCTGCCGGAGAGGTTGTATTCGGTCGCCTGGTTGCGGACCTGCTCCTTGAGAAACGGGAGGATCTTGCCGAGTTCATCAAGGAGAACAAAGCGCTGAGCGACAAAATCAAGGCTGGCGTGTTTGCCACCGGTGACGAGACAGACTAA
- a CDS encoding Putative protein kinase, giving the protein MTMQGRNRSANKSASEDWAGEVQSLVEKYENKDRNGADNPAISAIHGQSGVSRRRTRENIDLSENSPRPNLQFAKSDQGSIGQDISRIRTQKSLESISTCVDHGDSYRLSNRDTTPPSADQSGSLPQLREEVLHAVGQHDHLEPRHPGTRLELQKELFNALERQSNDKEFLPLQALDDFITENTVQRELEAEFDHLSKSEIEACVHYVCTRKKISDPRTKHLKFTSGQRIFALLIMIEGLDSFLNLMSQGLHDIDLPLKDNCQRSSHRPKTFTCFQSWSPFRLRSFDEWQWKLLAPYFSTTKDREERVLFYSLPAPTVMPWLSETGPRSADPEPDRFGGYSTVKKVKIHPSHHNFQFPEGREPCFAVKKLYTRNKKEFDREVDALKRFNTRTNSNLVQLLATYRHHNNYCLLFPGADGNLKDLWEANPQPVAEPSYKRAMWMAEVCHGIATGLSQIHQHRTTEEIRRDAIEIAKEDKKGDSPAGILSNTPANLRQNDDRFGRHGDIKPENILWFKNYKADSYLGVLQISDFGLTRFHSKHSISKHMSEAVGGRTYRAPEFDTTRNGFDQSYDIWTLGCVYLEFITWYLLGWDQVDDFSQKRTEEDDEALKSFNKDGFPEDKFYKLDGDGSRATVKSSVTRWFKVLHSRPDCTDYIHQFLYFVEGRMLRVMKTERAECGEVAGELCKLLEQCDKRPEFCLHGIPEI; this is encoded by the exons ATGACCATGCAAGGCAGAAACCGCTCTGCAAACAAGTCTGCCTCCGAAGACTGGGCCGGAGAAGTG CAATCATTGGTCGAAAAGTATGAGAACAAGGACCGTAATGGCGCAGATAACCCCGCAATCAGTGCTATCCATGGGCAGTCTGGCGTTTCCAGACGTCGTACCCGGGAAAACATCGACCTTTCGGAGAACAGCCCCAGGCCCAACCTCCAGTTTGCGAAGTCAGACCAAGGCTCTATCGGCCAAGACATATCCAGAATCAGGACTCAGAAGTCTCTAGAATCTATCAGCACTTGCGTTGATCACGGTGACAGCTATCGCCTGTCCAACCGCGACACGACACCTCCATCGGCTGATCAAAGTGGCTCGCTCCCTCAACTGCGGGAGGAAGTGCTTCACGCGGTGGGGCAGCATGATCACTTGGAGCCTAGGCATCCAGGGACTCGTCTTGAACTCCAGAAAGAACTCTTCAATGCTCTGGAGCGCCAGAGCAACGACAAGGagtttcttcctctccaggCTCTCGACGACTTCATTACCGAGAATACAGTACAACGAGAGCTTGAGGCTGAATTCGATCATTTATCTAAGTCAGAGATAGAAGCCTGCGTGCACTATGTCTGTACTAGGAAGAAAATCAGCGATCCCAGGACCAAACACCTCAAGTTCACCTCTGGCCAAAGGATCTTTGCTCTCCTCATCATGATTGAGGGGTTGGATAGCTTTCTCAATCTCATGAGTCAAGGCCTTCACGACATTGATTTACCTCTAAAAGACAACTGCCAGCGTAGTTCTCATCGACCAAAGACATTTACTTGTTTCCAGTCTTGGTCCCCGTTCAGATTGCGATCCTTCGATGAGTGGCAATGGAAGCTGTTGGCACCGTATTTTTCCACGACCAAAGACAGAGAAGAGAGAGTCTTGTTTTACAGCTTGCCTGCTCCGACAGTAATGCCATGGCTTTCAGAAACAGGACCGAGGTCGGCAGATCCTGAGCCAGATCGTTTCGGGGGCTATAGCACAGTGAAGAAGGTCAAGATTCACCCTTCACATCACAACTTCCAATTCCCAGAG GGACGCGAGCCTTGCTTTGCTGTGAAGAAGCTGTATACGCGTAACAAGAAAGAATTCGACCGCGAAGTCGACGCTCTGAAGAGGTTCAACACCAGAACAAACTCAAATCTTGTTCAATTGTTGGCGACATATCGGCATCACAACAATTACTGCCTCTTGTTTCCTGGCGCAGATGGGAATCTGAAAGATCTTTGGGAAGCAAACCCTCAACCGGTCGCAGAACCTAGTTACAAGAGAGCGATGTGGATGGCCGAGGTGTGTCATGGCATTGCCACGGGTCTGTCGCAGATCCACCAGCATAGGACCACGGAAGAAATACGCCGGGATGCGATCGAAATTGCGAAAGAGGATAAGAAAGGGGATTCACCTGCTGGGATACTTTCTAACACCCCAGCAAATCTTCGCCAGAACGATGACCGATTCGGTAGGCACGGCGATATAAAGCCTGAGAATATCCTATGGTTCAAGAACTACAAGGCGGACAGCTACCTCGGCGTTCTGCAGATCTCGGACTTTGGACTCACAAGGTTTCATAGCAAGCATTCTATTTCGAAACACATGTCGGAGGCTGTTGGGGGCCGGACTTACAGAGCACCCGAGTTCGACACCACGAGGAACGGGTTCGATCAATCGTACGACATATGGACTCTGGGTTGTGTATACCTTGAATTCATCACTTGGTACCTCCTTGGTTGGGACCAAGTGGATGACTTTTCTCAGAAGcggacggaggaggacgacgaagcctTGAAATCTTTTAACAAAGATGGGTTTCCAGAAGACAAGTTCTATAAGTTGGACGGCGACGGATCCCGGGCCACTGTCAAAAGCAGTGTCACTAGA TGGTTCAAAGTGCTTCATTCCCGGCCAGACTGCACCGATTACATACATCAGTTCCTGTACTTTGTCGAAGGTCGGATGCTTCGAGTTATGAAAACAGAGCGAGCAGAATGTGGTGAGGTTGCAGGGGAACTTTGCAAACTACTCGAACAGTGTGATAAACGTCCGGAATTTTGTCTGCATGGTATACCTGAAATCTGA